The proteins below come from a single Crossiella sp. CA-258035 genomic window:
- a CDS encoding matrixin family metalloprotease yields the protein MPEEDEAIEFRYCGLRPQPAPSMPEGLNLERVRAIVRTRSKWANGTVLHYYFFDRDTDGEQVRLSDGSTRFVSWVGAQEQREVVRRAFATWQELGIGLRFEEVPDRAQSELRIGFMDGDGSWSYVGRDVVLHAGVHDRTMNFGWDLTADDYGRTTALHEIGHTIGMPHEHQNPFAGIEWDEAKVYQSLSGPPNFWDRQTIFHNILRKLATDEVTGSAWDPDSIMHYGFGPGLIRQPAQYAGGIRPPGVLSPVDKEFVRKWYPAPTGEPAALEHLKTVQLELTAGQQADFVITPPATAKYQIGTFGGSDSVLVLFEEVDGQPVYLSGDDDSGTDLNALIEAKLVQGRRYLVRLRLYYSWSFGGVGLMYW from the coding sequence ATGCCCGAAGAGGACGAAGCCATCGAGTTCCGCTACTGCGGCCTGCGCCCCCAGCCCGCGCCGTCGATGCCCGAGGGCCTGAACCTGGAGCGGGTGCGCGCGATCGTGCGGACCAGGTCCAAATGGGCCAACGGAACCGTGCTGCACTACTACTTCTTCGACCGGGACACCGACGGCGAACAGGTGCGCCTGAGCGACGGCAGCACCCGGTTCGTCTCCTGGGTCGGCGCGCAGGAGCAGCGCGAGGTGGTGCGGCGGGCCTTCGCCACCTGGCAGGAGCTGGGCATCGGGCTGCGGTTCGAGGAGGTGCCCGACCGCGCCCAGTCGGAGCTGCGGATCGGGTTCATGGACGGCGACGGCTCCTGGTCCTACGTGGGCCGGGACGTGGTGCTGCACGCCGGGGTGCACGACCGCACGATGAACTTCGGCTGGGACCTCACCGCCGACGACTACGGCAGGACCACCGCGCTGCACGAGATCGGCCACACCATCGGCATGCCGCACGAGCACCAGAACCCGTTCGCCGGCATCGAGTGGGACGAGGCCAAGGTCTACCAGTCGCTGTCCGGCCCGCCGAACTTCTGGGACCGGCAGACCATCTTCCACAACATCCTGCGCAAGCTGGCCACCGACGAGGTCACCGGCTCGGCCTGGGACCCTGACTCGATCATGCACTACGGCTTCGGCCCCGGCCTGATCCGCCAGCCCGCCCAGTACGCCGGCGGGATCCGGCCGCCGGGCGTGCTCTCCCCGGTGGACAAGGAGTTCGTGCGCAAGTGGTACCCGGCGCCCACCGGCGAACCGGCCGCGCTGGAGCACCTCAAGACCGTGCAGCTGGAGCTGACCGCGGGCCAGCAGGCTGACTTCGTGATCACCCCGCCGGCCACCGCCAAGTACCAGATCGGCACCTTCGGCGGCAGCGACTCGGTGCTGGTGCTCTTCGAGGAGGTCGACGGGCAGCCGGTCTACCTCTCCGGCGACGACGACAGCGGCACCGACCTGAACGCGCTGATCGAGGCGAAACTGGTGCAGGGCAGGCGTTATCTGGTGCGGCTGCGGCTGTACTACTCGTGGAGCTTCGGCGGCGTCGGGCTGATGTACTGGTGA
- a CDS encoding TetR/AcrR family transcriptional regulator → MGAGPLARRDYAGRSAADRRAERRERMLAAGLELFGTEGYAAASIERLCALASVSTRNFYEEFGSREALLTALHDRVNTTAIGAVREAFAALPEAGLVERVRLAVRTYLDVTVQDPRLARVAYVEVVGVSAEVERYRAGWRERWIELLVAEAERAVARGEATRRDFRLTAIALMGAVNELVHHWSVLGGITPIEDITREIARIATASVAD, encoded by the coding sequence ATGGGCGCGGGACCGCTCGCCCGACGGGACTACGCCGGACGTTCGGCGGCCGACCGCCGCGCCGAGCGCAGGGAGCGCATGCTCGCCGCCGGGCTGGAACTCTTCGGCACCGAGGGCTACGCCGCCGCCTCCATCGAGCGGCTGTGCGCGCTGGCCTCGGTGTCCACCCGCAACTTCTACGAGGAGTTCGGCAGCCGGGAGGCCCTGCTGACGGCCTTGCACGACCGGGTCAACACGACCGCGATCGGCGCGGTGCGGGAAGCGTTTGCCGCGCTGCCGGAGGCCGGGCTGGTGGAGCGGGTCCGGCTGGCCGTGCGCACCTACCTCGACGTCACCGTGCAGGACCCCAGGCTGGCCAGGGTCGCCTACGTGGAGGTGGTCGGGGTCAGCGCCGAGGTGGAGCGGTACCGGGCCGGCTGGCGGGAGCGCTGGATCGAGCTGCTGGTGGCCGAGGCCGAGCGCGCGGTGGCACGCGGCGAGGCCACCCGCCGGGACTTCCGGCTGACCGCGATCGCGTTGATGGGCGCGGTGAACGAGTTGGTGCACCACTGGTCGGTGCTGGGCGGTATTACTCCGATCGAGGACATCACTAGGGAAATCGCGCGCATTGCCACCGCGTCCGTGGCGGACTGA
- a CDS encoding AMP-dependent synthetase/ligase — translation MTRTYPAIAALAAWAGETYGDAPALRFHRDGHWQDMSYAELAGAVRATADGLTGIGIGPGDRVAVLAETCPEWTVADLAIASVGAVLVPVYPTNSAPECAWVLGDSGAKLVLCGSAEQVDRVAALRPELPLLQHIVAFTETPGAVSLAELRARGVRAAPAEPGLNTIIYTSGTTGPPKGCLLTERNWRASLTAIGPLVRVGPEDVMFLYLPQAHLFARIVQFLTLCHGATLGFFRGDIRQLLPDLAALRPTILPSVPRLFEKVHSTVQGLGLPPEQVPEMVRAALGGRLREGLSGAAPIAPAVLEFFAGCGIPVYEAYGMTESTALISGNHPGAWKFGTVGQPFPGIEVRIAEDGEVLARGENVFPGYHNNPAATEETVVDGWLHTGDLGALDEDGFLRITGRKKDIIITAGGKNLTPANLENDLRGCRWISQAVMHGDRRPYPVALITLDPEELPHLARELDLTGEPAELAAHPKVRAVIEQVVEQANSGYAPPERIRRFALLGKDFSVETGELTPTLKLRRAVVADRYAAELDALYQNS, via the coding sequence GTGACGCGGACCTATCCCGCGATCGCCGCGCTGGCCGCCTGGGCCGGTGAGACCTACGGCGACGCGCCCGCCCTGCGGTTCCACCGGGACGGCCACTGGCAGGACATGTCCTACGCGGAGCTCGCGGGAGCGGTCCGCGCCACGGCGGACGGCTTGACCGGCATCGGCATCGGGCCCGGCGACCGGGTCGCGGTGCTGGCCGAGACGTGTCCTGAGTGGACAGTGGCAGACCTGGCCATCGCCAGTGTCGGTGCGGTGCTGGTGCCGGTGTACCCGACCAACTCCGCGCCGGAATGCGCCTGGGTGCTGGGCGACTCCGGCGCGAAGCTGGTGCTCTGCGGCAGCGCGGAGCAGGTGGACCGGGTGGCCGCGCTCCGCCCGGAACTCCCGCTGCTCCAGCACATCGTCGCCTTCACCGAGACGCCCGGCGCGGTGTCGCTGGCGGAGCTGCGCGCGCGAGGGGTGCGCGCGGCCCCGGCCGAGCCCGGGCTGAACACGATCATCTACACCTCCGGCACCACCGGCCCGCCCAAGGGCTGCCTGCTCACCGAGCGGAACTGGCGGGCCTCGCTGACCGCGATCGGCCCGCTGGTGCGGGTCGGGCCCGAGGACGTGATGTTCCTGTACCTGCCGCAAGCGCACCTGTTCGCCCGCATCGTGCAGTTCCTGACCCTGTGCCACGGCGCGACCCTGGGCTTCTTCCGCGGCGACATCCGGCAGCTGCTGCCCGACCTGGCCGCCCTGCGCCCGACCATTCTCCCCTCGGTGCCAAGGCTTTTCGAGAAGGTGCACAGCACCGTGCAAGGGCTCGGCCTGCCGCCGGAGCAGGTGCCGGAGATGGTGCGCGCGGCCCTCGGCGGGCGGCTGCGCGAGGGCCTCTCCGGGGCCGCGCCGATCGCGCCCGCGGTGCTGGAGTTCTTCGCCGGCTGCGGGATCCCGGTGTACGAGGCGTACGGGATGACCGAGTCCACCGCGCTGATCAGCGGCAACCACCCGGGGGCGTGGAAGTTCGGCACGGTGGGACAACCGTTCCCCGGCATCGAGGTGCGCATCGCCGAGGACGGCGAGGTGCTGGCCCGCGGCGAGAACGTCTTCCCCGGCTACCACAACAACCCGGCCGCCACCGAGGAGACCGTGGTCGACGGCTGGCTGCACACCGGCGACCTCGGCGCGCTGGACGAGGACGGGTTCCTGCGGATCACCGGGCGCAAGAAGGACATCATCATCACCGCGGGCGGCAAGAACCTCACTCCGGCGAACCTGGAGAACGACCTGCGCGGCTGCCGCTGGATCTCCCAGGCGGTCATGCACGGCGACCGCCGCCCCTACCCGGTCGCGCTGATCACCCTGGACCCGGAGGAGCTACCGCATCTGGCCCGCGAGCTGGACCTCACCGGCGAGCCGGCCGAGCTGGCGGCCCACCCCAAGGTGCGCGCGGTGATCGAGCAGGTGGTCGAGCAGGCCAACTCCGGCTACGCGCCGCCGGAGCGGATCCGCCGGTTCGCCTTGCTGGGCAAGGACTTCAGCGTGGAGACCGGCGAGCTGACGCCGACGCTGAAGTTGCGCCGCGCGGTGGTGGCGGACCGGTACGCCGCCGAACTGGACGCGCTCTACCAGAACTCCTGA
- a CDS encoding lipase family protein has product MSSSSRRRALLITLFTTVLTLAATVTAIPATAATAGIPVPSADPFYRPPAPLPPVAAGDVLRSRPITAKALVLPFPVRAWQVLHRSTNNQGKPNAVVATVLVPHSPWTNGPRPLVAYNIGTHGLSSNCAPSFWFRAGIEYELALMTMALLKGWAVVVSDYEGSATTGPHTYTAGRPTGHAVLDGIRAAQRLPEAGLDPKGPVGIWGYSEGGLATSWAAELQPGYAPELNVRGAAAGGVPRDIGNVGYKIDGGPFFGFFLAAAIGLDHSHPEMQLESVLNAKGRKAFAEVRDMCHAQWTPPYAFHRISEFTEVPDPIQLPQFQKVLERNRLGTGTPAVPAYVYQSVNDEFMPINDAKQLVRGWCSRGVRVQLRESLLSEHISLAVTGAPGAVSWLADRFANQPAPSNC; this is encoded by the coding sequence ATGTCCAGTAGTTCCCGTCGTCGTGCGCTGCTGATCACCCTGTTCACCACCGTCCTGACCCTCGCCGCCACGGTCACCGCCATTCCGGCGACCGCCGCGACCGCGGGAATCCCGGTCCCCTCCGCCGACCCCTTCTACCGCCCACCGGCCCCGCTGCCGCCGGTGGCCGCGGGCGACGTCCTGCGTTCCCGCCCGATCACGGCCAAGGCGCTGGTGCTGCCCTTCCCCGTCCGCGCCTGGCAGGTGCTGCACCGCTCCACCAACAACCAGGGCAAGCCGAACGCGGTGGTGGCCACCGTGCTGGTGCCGCACTCACCCTGGACGAACGGGCCACGACCGTTGGTGGCCTACAACATCGGCACCCACGGCCTGTCCTCCAACTGCGCGCCCTCGTTCTGGTTCCGCGCCGGGATCGAGTACGAGCTGGCGCTGATGACCATGGCCCTGCTCAAGGGCTGGGCGGTGGTGGTCAGCGACTACGAGGGCTCGGCGACCACCGGCCCGCACACCTACACCGCCGGACGCCCCACCGGGCACGCGGTGCTGGACGGAATCCGCGCCGCGCAACGACTTCCGGAGGCGGGACTGGACCCGAAGGGACCGGTCGGCATCTGGGGCTACTCCGAAGGCGGCCTGGCCACCTCCTGGGCGGCCGAGCTGCAACCCGGTTACGCGCCGGAGCTCAACGTGCGCGGGGCGGCCGCGGGTGGCGTGCCCAGGGACATCGGCAACGTCGGGTACAAGATCGACGGTGGTCCGTTCTTCGGGTTCTTCCTGGCCGCGGCGATCGGGCTGGACCACTCGCACCCGGAGATGCAGCTGGAGTCGGTGCTCAACGCCAAGGGACGCAAGGCTTTCGCCGAGGTCCGCGACATGTGCCACGCGCAGTGGACCCCGCCGTACGCCTTCCACCGGATCAGCGAGTTCACCGAGGTGCCCGACCCGATCCAGCTGCCACAGTTCCAGAAGGTGTTGGAGCGCAACAGGTTGGGCACCGGCACCCCGGCGGTCCCGGCCTACGTCTACCAGTCGGTGAACGACGAGTTCATGCCGATCAACGACGCCAAGCAACTGGTGCGCGGCTGGTGTTCCCGCGGCGTGCGGGTGCAGCTGCGGGAAAGCCTGCTCAGCGAGCACATCAGCCTGGCCGTGACCGGCGCGCCCGGCGCGGTGTCCTGGCTGGCCGACCGGTTCGCGAACCAGCCCGCGCCGAGCAACTGCTGA
- a CDS encoding TetR/AcrR family transcriptional regulator: MPKVVDHEQRRRELGRALWQVIRQHGIDGASVRSVAREAGWSPSSVQYYFTTQAELVSFAMRMISEVLRRAPTRRTLPPDPRDAAQETLERMLPMDAEMRAVAEVWVAFLSRTLVDDEARRINRGGHEHLARTCRRLLDDLAANDLLADGLDLRLEVDRLHMLMDGMVLHAVTAPDLMPPERLRATLHRHLTSLLAKD; encoded by the coding sequence GTGCCCAAGGTCGTCGATCACGAACAGCGGCGCCGCGAACTCGGCCGCGCGCTGTGGCAGGTGATCCGGCAGCACGGCATCGACGGCGCCTCGGTGCGCAGCGTGGCCCGCGAGGCGGGCTGGTCGCCGAGCTCGGTGCAGTACTACTTCACCACCCAGGCCGAGCTGGTCTCCTTCGCCATGCGGATGATCTCCGAGGTGCTCCGCCGCGCCCCCACCCGCCGCACCCTGCCGCCGGACCCCAGGGACGCCGCCCAGGAGACCCTGGAACGCATGCTGCCGATGGACGCCGAGATGCGCGCGGTGGCCGAGGTCTGGGTGGCGTTCCTGTCCCGCACCCTGGTCGACGACGAGGCCCGCCGGATCAACCGGGGCGGCCACGAGCACCTGGCCCGCACCTGCCGCAGGCTGCTGGACGACCTGGCCGCCAACGACCTGCTCGCCGACGGGCTCGACCTGCGGCTCGAGGTGGACCGGCTGCACATGCTGATGGACGGCATGGTGCTGCACGCGGTCACCGCCCCGGACCTGATGCCACCGGAACGCCTGCGCGCCACCCTGCACCGCCACCTGACCAGCCTGCTGGCCAAGGACTGA
- a CDS encoding AbfB domain-containing protein — MIATLGTVLLTLGLAPLPSAVAQADQAPAHVSLRAFNIPNGYLRHAHYLGRVDDIYPSSPEWARADATWTVVPGLAGDCLSLESRNYKRHYLRHQNGRAKLVAFEDNRGFREDATFCQVPGLAGAGAISLRAFQFGNAYLRHANGELYLADHDGSALFKADATFERGSPLISGVFYNPLLEPGADPAMVRHNGTYYLLQGDQYNNHDLVIRKSASVEGLRDAPPTTLWRHPPCPGAACTEVWAPELQRIRGQWWIFFTGASDVGNGRSHRMFALRGRTDDPSGPYDFLGEQPLPDGQWAIDGAWFEKDGQGYYTWSGWDRDYGRANEVQHIYVAKMHDPMTPAGPRVKIASPTQGWETRPNHANVLLNEGPQPIFGPRGQLFMSFSANASWTDDYCLGLLTLNGDPVEPSAWSKSGDCVFAGQGTSIAPGHNGFLEVNGNWWLTYHARLRPGTGWPGRSIRLQPLPFNSAGQPVFGTAVGAHDPVPLP, encoded by the coding sequence TTGATCGCGACACTGGGAACCGTCCTGCTGACCCTCGGCCTCGCGCCGCTGCCCTCGGCAGTCGCGCAGGCGGACCAGGCCCCGGCGCACGTGTCGTTGCGGGCCTTCAACATCCCGAACGGGTACCTCCGGCACGCGCACTACCTGGGCCGGGTCGACGACATCTACCCGAGCAGCCCGGAGTGGGCGCGCGCGGATGCCACCTGGACCGTGGTGCCCGGACTGGCCGGTGACTGCCTGTCGCTGGAGTCGCGCAACTACAAGCGGCACTACTTGCGGCACCAGAACGGCCGGGCCAAGCTGGTCGCCTTCGAGGACAACCGGGGTTTCCGCGAGGACGCCACCTTCTGCCAGGTGCCGGGGCTGGCCGGTGCCGGCGCGATCTCGCTGCGCGCCTTCCAGTTCGGCAACGCCTACCTGCGGCACGCCAACGGCGAGCTGTACCTGGCCGACCACGACGGCAGCGCCCTGTTCAAGGCGGACGCGACCTTCGAGCGCGGCTCGCCGCTGATCTCCGGCGTGTTCTACAACCCGCTGCTGGAGCCCGGCGCCGACCCGGCCATGGTGCGGCACAACGGGACCTACTACCTGTTGCAGGGCGACCAGTACAACAACCACGACCTGGTGATCCGCAAGTCCGCCTCGGTGGAGGGCCTGCGCGACGCGCCGCCGACCACGCTGTGGCGGCACCCGCCGTGCCCCGGCGCGGCCTGCACCGAGGTGTGGGCGCCGGAGCTGCAACGGATCCGCGGCCAGTGGTGGATCTTCTTCACCGGCGCCTCCGACGTCGGCAACGGCCGCAGCCACCGGATGTTCGCGCTGCGCGGGCGCACCGACGATCCTTCGGGCCCGTACGACTTCCTCGGTGAGCAGCCGTTGCCGGACGGGCAGTGGGCCATCGACGGCGCGTGGTTCGAGAAGGACGGTCAGGGCTACTACACCTGGTCCGGCTGGGACCGCGACTACGGCAGGGCCAACGAGGTCCAGCACATCTACGTGGCGAAGATGCACGACCCGATGACCCCGGCCGGGCCGCGGGTCAAGATCGCCTCGCCGACGCAGGGCTGGGAGACCAGGCCCAACCACGCCAACGTGCTGCTCAACGAAGGCCCGCAACCGATCTTCGGCCCGCGCGGCCAGCTGTTCATGTCCTTCTCCGCCAACGCAAGCTGGACCGACGACTACTGCCTGGGCCTGCTCACCCTCAACGGCGACCCGGTGGAGCCGAGCGCCTGGTCCAAGTCCGGCGACTGCGTCTTCGCCGGCCAGGGCACCTCGATCGCCCCAGGGCACAACGGGTTCCTCGAGGTGAACGGGAACTGGTGGCTGACCTACCACGCCAGGCTGCGACCGGGCACCGGGTGGCCGGGCCGCAGCATCCGGTTGCAGCCGCTGCCGTTCAACTCCGCGGGCCAGCCGGTCTTCGGCACCGCGGTCGGCGCGCACGACCCGGTGCCCTTGCCGTGA